The following proteins are encoded in a genomic region of Phycisphaera sp.:
- a CDS encoding putative lipid II flippase FtsW: MRPGWTILLCVLTLLGVGLVMVRSADTRVNPIPTPEPLDFSQGAALLVVPDPPDPVDPSFREALLGMATSRAAVYAGIALLATLLAAAAPAGLLDRVDSLAGVKRPGLWLAVAVLLIVGVLVLVYIPGISREAKGAKRWVELTLPGIGLFSWQPSEVAKWALPATIAIFAAARGPAIGTIWKGLLPTGIAVALVCGLIMKEDLGTAVLIGAACGVVLLAAGIRWWHVGLLATVAMAASVQAVRTSSYRMDRITSFLDPWADPAGTGYHMIQSLAAISGGELTGRGLGNGLHKLGYLPEDTTDFLFAIICEELGVLGAAGVVGVFAVLTWACIGVVKHERGAACQLVALGVTATVSLQAIMNLAVVTGLGPTKGIALPLVSAGGTGWVLTGASLGLLIAMDRRQARRMPVVEHEPEPRPKAEPRPHRLGRVRSHPAEVVA; encoded by the coding sequence GTGCGCCCCGGGTGGACCATCCTGCTCTGTGTGCTGACGCTGCTGGGCGTCGGCCTGGTCATGGTGCGCTCGGCCGACACGCGGGTGAACCCAATCCCCACGCCCGAGCCGCTGGACTTCAGCCAGGGCGCGGCCCTGCTCGTTGTGCCCGATCCGCCCGATCCGGTGGATCCCTCGTTTCGCGAGGCCCTGCTGGGCATGGCCACGTCCAGGGCCGCGGTGTACGCCGGTATCGCGCTGCTGGCGACGCTGCTGGCCGCCGCCGCGCCCGCTGGGTTGCTCGACAGGGTTGATTCGCTCGCCGGTGTGAAGCGTCCCGGCCTGTGGCTCGCGGTCGCCGTACTGCTCATCGTGGGCGTGCTGGTCTTGGTGTACATCCCGGGCATCAGCCGCGAGGCCAAGGGCGCCAAACGCTGGGTCGAGCTGACGCTGCCGGGGATCGGCCTGTTCAGTTGGCAGCCCAGCGAGGTGGCCAAGTGGGCCCTGCCGGCGACTATCGCGATCTTCGCCGCCGCCCGTGGGCCGGCCATCGGCACGATCTGGAAGGGCCTGCTGCCCACCGGCATCGCCGTCGCCCTGGTCTGCGGGCTCATCATGAAGGAAGACCTGGGCACGGCCGTGCTCATCGGGGCGGCGTGCGGCGTGGTGCTGCTGGCCGCGGGCATCCGCTGGTGGCACGTGGGCCTGCTGGCGACGGTCGCGATGGCGGCGTCGGTGCAGGCCGTTCGGACCAGTTCGTATCGCATGGATCGGATCACCAGCTTCCTCGACCCCTGGGCCGACCCCGCCGGCACCGGCTATCACATGATCCAGTCCCTGGCGGCCATCTCGGGCGGCGAGCTCACCGGCCGCGGGCTGGGCAACGGGCTGCACAAGCTGGGCTACCTGCCCGAGGACACTACCGATTTCCTCTTCGCCATCATCTGCGAGGAACTCGGCGTGCTCGGCGCGGCGGGCGTCGTGGGCGTGTTCGCGGTGCTCACCTGGGCGTGCATCGGCGTGGTGAAGCACGAGCGGGGCGCGGCGTGCCAGCTCGTCGCGCTGGGCGTGACGGCCACCGTATCGCTCCAGGCCATCATGAACCTGGCGGTCGTTACCGGGCTGGGGCCAACCAAGGGCATCGCGCTGCCGCTCGTCAGCGCGGGCGGCACCGGCTGGGTGCTCACCGGGGCGTCGCTGGGCCTGCTCATCGCGATGGACCGCCGGCAGGCCAGGCGCATGCCCGTGGTCGAGCACGAGCCCGAGCCTCGCCCCAAAGCAGAGCCACGTCCGCATCGCCTCGGTCGCGTGCGCTCGCACCCGGCCGAGGTCGTGGCGTGA
- the rsmH gene encoding 16S rRNA (cytosine(1402)-N(4))-methyltransferase RsmH, translating into MALPLDHQSVLPAESLDLLALEPGQTYADATAGLGGHAAMAAERVGPSGTVVLGDLDASMLERATARVRQAQPDIRVEPIHDSFAGLPAAMAERGLAADALLADLGFASPQVDDPSRGFSFKHDGPLDMRLDPTSGVSAAELLATASEAEIAEILWAFGEERGSRRIARKVVASREAKPITTTRALAELVRSCTSGGGIDPATRTFQALRIAVNDELGALSALLGAISSQVGPKTSESGPAQMGVGRPADTGGRWLAQGARVAIISFHSLEDRMVKRAFTALADAGTARRLTRKPVMPSEAEMATNRRARSARLRAIELNPTTTSTSEGGQPR; encoded by the coding sequence ATGGCCCTCCCCCTCGATCACCAATCCGTCCTGCCCGCCGAGTCGCTCGACCTGCTCGCCCTGGAACCCGGCCAGACCTACGCCGACGCCACGGCCGGTCTGGGCGGCCACGCGGCGATGGCGGCCGAGCGGGTTGGCCCCAGTGGTACCGTCGTGCTGGGCGATCTGGACGCCTCGATGCTCGAGCGGGCCACGGCCCGGGTGCGGCAAGCCCAGCCGGACATCCGGGTCGAGCCGATCCACGACTCATTCGCGGGCCTGCCCGCCGCAATGGCCGAGCGAGGTCTGGCCGCCGATGCCCTGCTGGCCGACCTAGGCTTTGCCAGCCCCCAGGTGGACGATCCCTCGCGGGGGTTTTCCTTCAAGCACGATGGGCCGCTGGATATGCGGCTCGATCCGACCTCGGGAGTCAGCGCCGCCGAGCTTCTGGCGACCGCCAGCGAGGCCGAAATCGCCGAGATTCTGTGGGCGTTCGGCGAGGAGCGGGGCTCTCGGCGGATCGCCCGGAAAGTTGTCGCTTCCCGCGAAGCCAAACCGATAACCACCACGCGCGCACTGGCAGAATTGGTCAGGTCATGCACCTCTGGTGGCGGCATCGACCCGGCTACTCGGACGTTCCAGGCGTTACGAATAGCCGTCAACGACGAGCTGGGCGCGCTGTCGGCACTTCTTGGGGCGATCTCGTCTCAAGTGGGGCCGAAGACAAGCGAGAGCGGGCCGGCCCAGATGGGTGTGGGGCGGCCAGCGGACACGGGCGGCCGATGGCTGGCCCAGGGGGCACGGGTGGCCATTATCTCCTTCCATTCTCTTGAAGACCGGATGGTCAAGCGTGCGTTCACCGCCCTGGCCGACGCCGGCACCGCTCGCCGCCTGACCCGCAAGCCCGTCATGCCCAGCGAGGCCGAGATGGCCACCAACCGCCGCGCACGCTCGGCCCGCCTTCGGGCCATCGAACTGAACCCGACGACGACCTCGACCTCGGAAGGGGGACAGCCCCGTTGA
- the sppA gene encoding signal peptide peptidase SppA — translation MKALIALVSMVFVLAGCSPLGLTIRLGPSNDQMVASRVLEVGEGPGTPTDRVAMIVVRGLITDTPTTGFLGESSAPIDAMVTQLRLAAKDDDVKAVLLRIDSPGGTVAGSETAYREVRAFMEKTGKPVVVSMGEVATSGGYYLALAGDHIMAEPGTLTGSIGVLIPSLNFSEGMARLGIETRFVTSGPNKDLANPLAPMREEHYEILQGIVREYYASFQSIVLRRRPMLKPEWVARATDGRVMTGDTAAAIGLVDSLGGVHEAMDKAMEHAGLDRAVLVRYGSKGNAPRTAYAGGTTPTPVMADQSINLLRVEGAGLSAGALGLRPGVGYYVWVP, via the coding sequence ATGAAAGCACTCATCGCACTGGTTTCCATGGTGTTCGTGCTCGCCGGCTGCTCGCCCCTGGGCCTCACCATCAGGCTGGGCCCCTCGAACGACCAGATGGTGGCCTCCCGCGTGCTCGAGGTGGGCGAGGGCCCGGGCACGCCCACCGATAGGGTCGCGATGATCGTGGTCCGAGGCCTGATCACCGACACCCCCACCACCGGCTTCCTCGGCGAATCCAGCGCCCCCATCGACGCCATGGTCACCCAGCTCCGGCTCGCGGCCAAGGACGACGACGTGAAAGCCGTGCTGCTCCGCATCGATTCGCCCGGCGGCACCGTGGCCGGCAGCGAGACCGCCTACCGCGAGGTCCGGGCCTTCATGGAAAAAACCGGCAAACCCGTGGTCGTCTCGATGGGCGAGGTGGCCACCAGCGGCGGGTACTACCTGGCCCTGGCGGGCGACCACATCATGGCCGAGCCCGGCACGCTCACGGGCTCCATCGGCGTGCTGATCCCCAGCCTGAATTTCAGCGAGGGCATGGCCAGGCTGGGCATCGAGACCCGGTTCGTCACCAGCGGCCCGAACAAGGACCTGGCCAACCCCCTGGCCCCCATGCGCGAGGAGCACTACGAGATCCTCCAGGGCATCGTGCGGGAGTACTACGCCAGCTTCCAGTCGATCGTGCTCAGGCGCCGGCCCATGCTCAAGCCCGAATGGGTCGCCAGGGCCACCGATGGGCGGGTGATGACCGGCGACACCGCGGCGGCCATCGGGCTGGTCGACAGCCTGGGCGGCGTTCACGAGGCCATGGACAAGGCCATGGAGCACGCCGGCCTCGACCGGGCCGTGCTGGTGCGGTACGGATCGAAGGGCAACGCGCCGCGGACGGCCTACGCCGGCGGCACCACACCCACCCCGGTCATGGCCGACCAGTCCATCAACCTGCTGCGCGTCGAGGGAGCCGGCCTGAGCGCCGGAGCGCTCGGGTTGCGGCCTGGGGTTGGGTACTACGTCTGGGTGCCCTGA